From a region of the Mycolicibacterium sp. MU0050 genome:
- a CDS encoding hemophore-related protein: MVNSLSTKLAVAAAGLGLALTAGAGFASAAPNLDSMVNTTCSYPQVVAAIDAQDSPAAAEFRGSPQSLGMLQQFLGMSPPQRRQMVDLMAGHPANAPYLPLIEQVFNTCNNY; the protein is encoded by the coding sequence ATGGTCAATTCACTGTCGACCAAACTGGCTGTCGCAGCTGCAGGTTTGGGTTTAGCACTGACGGCGGGGGCAGGGTTCGCATCTGCGGCTCCGAATCTTGATTCAATGGTGAACACCACCTGTAGTTATCCGCAGGTGGTGGCAGCAATTGATGCCCAGGATTCCCCGGCCGCTGCGGAGTTCCGCGGCTCGCCGCAATCGCTCGGTATGTTGCAGCAGTTCCTCGGCATGTCGCCGCCTCAACGGCGGCAGATGGTCGACCTGATGGCGGGACACCCAGCGAATGCGCCGTACCTACCCTTGATCGAGCAGGTCTTCAACACCTGTAACAACTACTGA
- a CDS encoding heme-binding protein yields MKASKTTVYRGLGGMLAGGLLGAAASATIALPTASAAPENCSASDVASTVSSVQQSVSGYLASNTEVNDALSDIAKQPAEQAEASYQTFFAENPDVAEELRTIQQPVRNLNEECGIQVTPSQSLEALEAI; encoded by the coding sequence ATGAAAGCTAGCAAGACGACTGTGTACCGCGGACTCGGTGGCATGCTCGCCGGAGGCCTGCTCGGTGCCGCCGCCAGCGCTACGATCGCGCTGCCCACGGCCAGTGCGGCCCCGGAGAACTGCAGCGCCAGCGACGTGGCCAGCACCGTGAGCTCGGTGCAGCAATCGGTGAGCGGCTACCTGGCCTCGAACACCGAGGTCAACGACGCTCTCAGCGACATCGCCAAGCAGCCTGCCGAGCAGGCCGAGGCGTCGTACCAGACCTTCTTCGCCGAGAACCCGGATGTGGCCGAGGAGCTGCGGACCATCCAGCAGCCGGTGCGCAACCTCAACGAGGAGTGCGGCATCCAGGTCACCCCGTCGCAGTCCCTCGAGGCGCTCGAGGCGATCTGA
- a CDS encoding RecQ family ATP-dependent DNA helicase, giving the protein MATRAQAQSILEQLAGPGASLRDDQWTAIEALVVHRRRALVVQRTGWGKSAVYFIAAKLLRGSGHGATVIVSPLLALMRNQVAAAERAGVRAATINSGNVTEWEGIHQQVAAGGLDVLLVSPERLNNPDFRDNVLPSLASDAGLVVVDEAHCVSDWGHDFRPDYRRIRTLIAELGAEIPVLATTATANDRVVHDVATQLGVGGRDTLVLRGGLDRESLRLSVVHAGNPAQRAAWIAAQLDSLPGSGIIYTLTVAQAQDVAALLRDQGHPVAAYTGATDTTEREQLEADLLDNRVKALVATSALGMGFDKPDLGFVVHLGAPSSPIAYYQQVGRAGRATESAEVILLPGAEDQDVWRYFASVAFPSETMVRNVIAALEPDRAQSTAALEPLVDLNRSRLEMVLKVLDVDGAVRRVKGGWVGTGVPWEYDEDRYRALEEARQREQQAMLDYQKTENCRMAFLRSQLDDPDLTDGEQCGRCDNCTGARYAATVDEATLAATRERLRRPGIEIAPRKQWPTGLASLGLDLKGRIGGGAEPGRAIGRLTDLGWGARLRRLLDAPDDEAPDEVIQAAVAVLKAWEWTARPVAVIALDSETHPKLISSTARRLAELGRLADLGTLHYAPGRRRVTAANSAYRVAALEGAWEPPRIDCDGPVLLVDDVVDTGWTMTMAARALLDAGAAAVLPFALASVS; this is encoded by the coding sequence ATGGCAACCCGTGCGCAGGCTCAGTCGATCCTCGAACAACTCGCCGGCCCCGGTGCCTCGCTGCGCGACGACCAGTGGACGGCGATCGAGGCGCTGGTGGTGCACCGGCGCCGCGCGCTGGTGGTTCAGCGCACCGGCTGGGGTAAGTCGGCGGTGTACTTCATCGCAGCCAAGCTGCTGCGAGGCAGCGGCCACGGCGCCACGGTGATCGTTTCGCCGCTGCTGGCGCTGATGCGCAACCAGGTGGCCGCGGCGGAGCGCGCCGGCGTCCGCGCGGCCACCATCAACTCCGGCAACGTCACCGAGTGGGAGGGCATCCACCAGCAGGTCGCCGCGGGCGGTCTCGACGTGCTGCTGGTCAGCCCCGAACGGCTGAACAATCCGGACTTCCGTGACAACGTGCTGCCTTCCTTGGCTTCTGATGCAGGCCTGGTGGTCGTCGACGAGGCGCACTGCGTGTCCGACTGGGGCCACGACTTCCGGCCCGACTACCGGCGCATCCGCACCCTGATCGCCGAACTCGGCGCGGAGATCCCGGTGTTGGCCACCACCGCCACCGCCAATGACCGCGTGGTCCACGACGTCGCCACCCAACTGGGCGTGGGTGGGCGCGACACCCTGGTGTTGCGCGGCGGACTGGACCGCGAGTCGCTGCGGCTGTCGGTGGTGCACGCCGGCAACCCCGCGCAACGCGCGGCATGGATTGCCGCACAGCTGGATTCGCTGCCCGGATCCGGCATCATCTACACCCTGACGGTGGCGCAGGCCCAGGACGTCGCCGCCCTGCTCCGAGATCAGGGCCATCCGGTCGCGGCCTACACCGGGGCCACCGACACCACCGAGCGCGAGCAGCTCGAGGCCGACCTGCTCGACAACCGGGTCAAGGCGCTGGTCGCCACGTCGGCGTTGGGAATGGGTTTCGACAAGCCGGACCTGGGTTTCGTCGTCCATCTGGGCGCGCCATCCTCGCCGATCGCCTACTACCAGCAGGTCGGGCGCGCGGGGCGTGCCACCGAGAGCGCCGAGGTGATCCTGTTACCCGGCGCCGAGGACCAGGACGTGTGGCGGTACTTCGCTTCGGTGGCGTTCCCCTCGGAGACGATGGTGCGCAACGTCATTGCCGCCCTCGAACCCGACCGCGCCCAGTCCACGGCCGCCCTGGAACCGCTCGTGGACCTGAACCGGTCTCGCCTGGAGATGGTGCTCAAGGTCCTCGATGTCGACGGCGCGGTGCGTCGGGTCAAGGGCGGATGGGTCGGCACCGGTGTGCCCTGGGAGTACGACGAGGACCGCTACCGCGCGCTCGAGGAGGCGCGGCAGCGGGAGCAGCAGGCGATGCTCGACTACCAGAAGACCGAGAACTGCCGAATGGCGTTCCTGCGCAGCCAACTCGACGACCCCGACCTGACCGACGGGGAGCAATGCGGCCGGTGCGACAACTGCACCGGCGCCCGCTACGCCGCCACCGTGGACGAGGCGACCTTGGCCGCGACCCGGGAACGGTTGCGCCGCCCCGGGATCGAGATCGCCCCGCGTAAGCAGTGGCCGACCGGCCTGGCCAGTTTGGGTCTGGACCTCAAGGGCCGCATCGGGGGCGGCGCCGAACCGGGGCGGGCCATCGGCCGCCTGACCGACCTCGGCTGGGGCGCGCGGCTGCGCCGGCTGCTCGACGCACCCGACGACGAGGCGCCCGACGAGGTGATCCAGGCCGCCGTCGCGGTGCTCAAGGCCTGGGAGTGGACCGCCCGGCCCGTCGCCGTCATCGCCCTGGACTCCGAGACCCACCCCAAGCTGATCTCCTCGACCGCGCGGCGGTTGGCCGAGCTGGGCCGACTGGCCGACCTCGGCACCCTGCACTACGCACCGGGACGGCGCCGCGTGACCGCGGCCAATTCCGCCTACCGGGTGGCCGCGCTCGAGGGGGCGTGGGAGCCGCCCCGGATCGATTGCGACGGACCGGTCCTGCTGGTCGACGACGTGGTCGACACCGGCTGGACGATGACGATGGCGGCCCGGGCGCTGCTGGATGCCGGCGCGGCAGCGGTGCTTCCGTTCGCGCTGGCCAGCGTCAGCTGA